A single genomic interval of Demequina sp. NBRC 110054 harbors:
- a CDS encoding HNH endonuclease signature motif containing protein, whose amino-acid sequence MSSDDEVGVVFAQAHAAVAAVQTSLSGLESWPQGELLKWQDELFALRRAVDVASSRVVAETFRRCEDDDGLGLARGQGARSPEELVANASGGSTAEAGRQARMGKVLSDAERAQQRGASSGDDAGGGGAGADDAGFTFGEDDAGDGGPGGDSEPVGPVFPVLAAALREGRLSVEIGDVIGQALLRVAETLDESALSEFEAEVVGKAVGLSLRHVKKMIAFAEARVKPDDVEERERSAREGRFASVTSKPDGTWRLTAVLDAASAAPIKAFLDAFVRDSLHRQRDASTTGSGKLGGGRDSADAGGDGGGADSGGLGGAGGAEGAGAGEGFVRRTPGQMRADALVALARHGAGCEAGHAGVKTTVVVRLSLEDLRSGEGVAEVDGMDVPVSVTTARQLAADAEMIPCVLGGDGEILDWGRKRRFFTKAQALYLGERDGGCVKCHAPPDWCESHHVQWWSRGGPTDVANGVLLCTSCHHDLHRDGWQVELRDNRVWVTPPRHVDRTQTPRLGGRARIQAAVTGVAA is encoded by the coding sequence ATGAGTTCGGACGACGAGGTGGGCGTGGTGTTCGCCCAGGCACATGCCGCAGTGGCGGCTGTGCAGACGTCGCTGTCGGGGCTCGAGTCGTGGCCGCAGGGGGAACTTCTGAAGTGGCAGGACGAGTTGTTCGCGCTGCGCCGCGCAGTGGACGTCGCGTCCTCGCGGGTCGTGGCGGAGACGTTTCGTCGCTGCGAGGACGATGACGGGTTGGGGCTCGCACGCGGTCAGGGTGCTCGTTCGCCGGAGGAGCTTGTCGCGAACGCGTCGGGCGGGTCGACGGCCGAGGCGGGTAGGCAGGCGCGCATGGGCAAGGTCTTGTCCGATGCGGAGCGTGCGCAGCAGCGGGGGGCCTCGAGCGGGGACGATGCTGGTGGGGGCGGCGCTGGTGCCGACGATGCTGGCTTCACCTTCGGCGAGGACGATGCGGGCGACGGTGGTCCAGGCGGCGATTCCGAGCCTGTCGGTCCGGTGTTTCCGGTGCTGGCGGCGGCGCTCAGGGAGGGGCGGCTGTCGGTCGAGATCGGTGACGTGATCGGGCAGGCCCTGCTGCGGGTGGCGGAGACCCTCGACGAGTCCGCGTTGTCCGAGTTTGAGGCCGAGGTGGTGGGCAAGGCCGTCGGGCTGTCGCTGAGGCACGTGAAGAAGATGATCGCGTTCGCGGAGGCGCGCGTGAAGCCGGACGACGTCGAGGAGCGTGAGCGGAGTGCACGTGAGGGGCGCTTCGCGTCCGTGACCTCCAAGCCTGACGGCACGTGGCGGCTGACCGCCGTGCTGGATGCCGCCTCGGCCGCGCCGATCAAGGCGTTCCTCGACGCGTTCGTGCGCGATAGCCTTCACCGCCAGCGCGACGCTAGCACGACCGGCAGCGGCAAGCTCGGCGGCGGCAGGGACAGTGCCGACGCAGGCGGGGATGGCGGCGGCGCTGACTCAGGCGGCTTGGGCGGCGCGGGAGGGGCTGAAGGCGCGGGTGCTGGCGAGGGGTTCGTCAGGCGCACGCCGGGACAGATGCGTGCTGATGCTCTCGTCGCCCTCGCCCGCCACGGTGCCGGCTGTGAGGCTGGGCACGCGGGAGTGAAGACGACTGTCGTGGTGCGCCTGAGTCTCGAGGACCTGCGCTCCGGTGAGGGGGTCGCGGAGGTCGACGGCATGGACGTGCCGGTGTCCGTGACGACTGCCCGTCAGCTGGCGGCGGACGCCGAGATGATCCCGTGCGTGCTCGGTGGCGACGGCGAGATCCTCGACTGGGGACGCAAGCGTCGATTCTTCACCAAGGCGCAGGCTTTATACCTGGGGGAACGCGACGGCGGTTGCGTGAAATGCCATGCCCCGCCCGACTGGTGCGAGTCACACCACGTGCAATGGTGGAGCCGTGGCGGTCCCACCGATGTCGCGAACGGGGTGCTCTTGTGCACGTCATGTCATCACGATCTGCACCGCGACGGCTGGCAGGTCGAGCTCCGCGACAACAGGGTCTGGGTGACCCCACCGCGACACGTCGACCGC